One Rhea pennata isolate bPtePen1 chromosome 15, bPtePen1.pri, whole genome shotgun sequence genomic window, AGCATCCCATCCTCTGCCATTTTGAGTCACTCAGTGATCTTAGAGTCTGACTTTGCCTCTAAAAACATAAGCTTTTCGGGCATCTCTATGGAACCTCCAAAGGTGATAATACTAACCTCTCTCTCCCTGTATGTCCTTTTATGCAGAAGTGGGTTGGCGCATCCCGTACCAAAATGACCCTTGATTTCTTTGAATGGGGAATAGTCCTTCCAGAAGTCCTAGAAGTTTACAGCATGTGTCATCCCAACAGCACCTCACAGAAGGAGCTGAGTGAGCTGAAAAAGGATCCACCTTGCAAGCCTTGTATGTCTTGCCTGACTGCTCCAGGTCAGGATAGCCAGTCCCCTCTATCCAGTTTAAACAGTAGCCATGGGACTCAGGATCAGTCATATGGGCATTTGTCCATTGATACTGTGACTGTGGCTGATGAATTTACACTTTGTAACTCCCGGTGCAACTGTAATCGTGTGCACAGGGGACATGAGCTTACCAGTGACGAAGATGGTAGTGCTGGAGAGACTGGTTACCCCAAGGTTAACATTGGTGATGACGAGAGAGAGATACCCAGCGACTTGCTTCTGACTGACCTGAGCACACAGGACAAAATACTTGCCTCAGGCTCTGTGTCCACAAACCACCTGCGGAGTGCAAGTGCCCCAGCCCATCAGCAAGTAGAAAGGGCTCTGGAAAGAGGGATGGGGAGTATCCTAGAAGCCCTTTGCTTGCACCCTAATCACTGGGATTTGGAAAATCCAGcttctctgccttctcctgATGGTGAAAGTGTTTCCTACAGTGAAGGCTCCTGTGACTTTTTCCCTCAGAGTGCAAGGCCTGGTGACAGTTATCCTATGATCTGCCTGGACTTGGACACTATTGACAGTGGCTTTGTGGACTCAGATTGTGGGAGTCCAGTTGACTGTGAATTTGATCAAAACAGTCAGACCAACTGTGGGTCTATTCCTCTtgagcaggagggagaggactTCCCACGAAGCTACGTCAAGCAGTGGGTCTCCTGTCGCTCAGATAGCCCTGCCAGTGGGACACAGACAAAATAAGGATTGGTGTTGCCTTGCAGACAACACGACTTCCGTACTGTGCCAGTAGCAGTGTcagcaaaattcagaaagaaaacatttactttgGGTAACCTGTATTGCATGCAGCTGAAAACTGTCAGGTCCATAGAAATATATGCCTATTTCTGTTGCCACTTAGCCCGTTCATGCTGgcatgattgtttttttttcagcatctcaGGTCAAACCCTTTTGTAGTGAGctgcaaaatttctttcaagcagaaaagcaactgTACCTTGAAGACTGCCCTTTAGCTTAgataaatgtataaaatattttgaaattaagctTATAAAGAgtacaaaactttaaaatgattttcccTGCCATTCTCACATGGCTTGAGAGTTTGGAAGTATATGAAGCCTTAGAAACATAATCCATGGTGATTGTATTTGCTACATTAAAGTTCCTCTACCCTGTCCTAATGACACAGGTGGTgttatttttcctgtcagtATCATTGGCTCTTTAAACCCAGCAGTAATCACTTAATCACTTACATTAACTATGAAGCATCCCAGCCCTGTCCATGGGTATGAGCAAAAGGAAACAATTCTTGTGTCATCAGAAAACTGAGCATCCAAGAGACCaaacagaattctgtttttAGAAGGACTTTGCTTTTACAGTTCTACACATGAACTTTCTTCAAAACACACATAATTCCAGAGAAATTCTTGCTACTAGGGCTTCCTCTTGAATTAGCATCTCTTTTAGCAATTTCCAAGCACATTAACTGTAACACTTAATGGCTTTTAGAACTATGCAGAAATTTCAGCAATGTTGTCTTACCTGGATGTGCCTGCAACTCCATCTTCTGCATCAGACCTGGGTCTGCTGCAGTTAAAAGGTTAGTAGCGCAAAGCCTGGGCAATTTCTGCTAGCAATGAAAGCCAACCATGAAACTGTGGTTTGTACTGTAAccatgaaaatgtttctctctgATGTCTCTGCACCTCTGTTTTGGATAACCATCCTTAAAAGTTAATGCAATACTGATAGTGAATGTGAAGACCTATTCTTTATGTAGGCACAGTGTCACTAGTCCAAGGGATGCTTGGCTGTTGAAGATCTTTTACTGAGAGAACCTTTGTGGTGAACACTGTATATTTTCTGGCTCAATAGTAATGTGTTCTTGATGTGATACCAATAAACCCTCTTACTTGTCCCCCATTTCTTCTTACTCGAGAATTTTGCTAGTCCATAGCTCCCTAGACAGTAGAGGGCATTGCAATGAAGAGAAGCTGTTTCATTCACAGGTGAGTGGTGGAAGAGTCAGGGATCCAGTGTTGGGATAATTTCTCTATTCATATGCATCCTTGGTTTGATTTTCCAGAACAGCCATGGTCTCTACCATGTTGCTTTTGAACCTACAGATATTAGCTTTTCCCATGTGGTTATTACTCTGCCAGTATATCTCAGTAAGCTCAGGGGCTTCCTTATTCCCCAGGATACCAGTTTTGTGGttccttttccccccttctttttcatatctttctttctcttgtcttCTGTGATAAGCTGTCAGAGGCATTGTCCTAATGTGTTCATGCATTGTCCATGCTGTGCTTCAGGCTGTGGTAGTCTGTGAGGCAGCAGAAAAGTGAGTCTTGGTGAGCACAGCCTGCCCTGCAGTGCCCTACAAGGGCTGCTTGCACTGTGCTTAACGTCCCTGCCAATGTGTGCTGGGCAGGAGCACTGCTAAATGGTGTCTGTAACACCATTTTCTGCTGGTGTATCTCACAGCTATTGGCACTTCAGGCACTGGATTCACTGCAGTAACTGGTCCCAGGCTGCTTCGGGGAGGAGCAGGATCTTGCCTGTCCTTCTATGGcccttttttatttcagcactGCACACTGCTTCTATATGTATCATCGGCCTCAGAACGAAGGAGCTGTTTCTGTCACAGCTCCATTACTTGAAGCTACGCATCTAATAGCAGGTGGTAGTTTGCTGCTGTGTTGGCTGGGAGCAGCCTCTGGTCACTCTAGAGGTGGACTTCATGGGCAGAGAGGCGCTTGTTTTGATATGTGGCACAAAGATGTGAAAATAAGGGAGACCATTCTCTTTGAAGCAAGCTATCACAGCTAAGTTTTTGGCTGACTTTTGGCTAGACTTGTGAGGCaactttttccccctctccccccaacaTCTTCCCCCTGTGTCTCCTGGTAGCAAATTCCAGAAATTTACCTGACCTACCAGTATCTAATTTAGAAAAACTAGATTTCCTCAAGAATCTAGGGCTATTGGTGGTGTTGCAAGCCAATGTTTTGTTGGCTTTGGAGGCCTCCCCTGCCCAGGGGTCAGCTGGCCATTCAGTGACCTCAGTAACCTAGAGCAGCAGGTTCCTGAACAGCAGTGTGAAGCACAGGAAGGACTGATGATAATAGTACACTAAAGGCATTTGATATTTAAACATTTGGCCAAGCAGGCCTCTCAAAGGAACAGAGATTGATTGCAGTAGCTGTTTAACTCTTTCATTTCAGGGGAATCTGCTTAGCTGCTCCTGCTGTGCTCAGGGAGCCTGATGCTCTGCCTTTAGCATACCTTGCACAGGGGAGTTTAATCACATGCTGAGCCATGGGTTGAAGTAACATGAAGATGCAGACCAGACATGTAGACTAAGCCCTTTAATTGTCACGGGTTGCTGTGCTCTGTACAGTATTCACAATGATCAGGGACATGATGGTGGGTTTAAGACATTGCTGTCTTCCATGCCTGGTCTGGGTGGGCAGAGCCAAACCTCTCCAAGGCAGGGAGGGACTGAatgggcagaggaaaggagggaattCAAGTCCTGTATGCTCCTGAGTATGATCTGAATACAGAACTGGACCTGGACTATAGTACTGACCATATGGTCTGATAGACTAACAATGTGTTTGCTATCCAGGCACAAACACAGTAATCTCAGTCTATATTgagggcaggtttagctcagttggttagagcatggtgctgctaatgctaaggtaatgggttcaatccctgtaaGGGGCTAaggctgagggttggactagatgatctccagaggtcccctccaaccttgccattctatgattctatgatatgagCCTATTTGAGACTATCTCAGGTTCAAAAATGTGAGTTGTTGTACAAGACAAGGAATGTGGCACAGACAGCAACTGCTGCATGCCCCGGTAGCCCCACTGCTTGTCCTGTTTGCTGCCTGTGCCTCCATGCTGTGCCAAAAGCACGGGAGATCTTGAAGCACATCCATGCTTGGTGCTGGGCTGACAGTAGAGGAACAGCATACGTCTATGCACAGGAAATACTTTGAAGAAACAAATGTGAATTTCAGGGTAAAATGTACCTTAAGACAAATCATGAGGCGAGCAGTGTTTCTCACCAGGTGAAGTTTATTGTGAGACACTCAGGTGTAAAGGACTGCTAGAAATTATAAAAGAGATCTCACAGGTCTGTAGAGAGCAAGAGTTCAGCTGTTGGGTTTTGGTCTGAAAACTGTTGGGAGGCATGTTGGGAGTATGGAAGAAAAGCTAACTATGGAAAGCTGTAACATTCTTGCCAGAAATAGTACTCTTTGGAATAGTAACAGGAAAGGATACTAGGAAAAGAGAAGTTTGAGCCAAACTGCTGAACTCCTgtgtctgtttttctgtctgctcCTATGGGCAGTATGTGGTAAAAGCTGTGGGTCTTTTGCAACTTCAGCACTTTTATGGTGACCAGTGCTAGTGGGATGGGAAGATGCAGGGATACTGTTCATCTCTACAGGAGACAAAATGTGTTCTGTAGTAGCAATTGATCTATGGGTACCTGGACAATTGTGAGCCAACAGGTGCTATTTGCTTTAAATGATGTTGCAAAGGCTTCTTGCATTCTAGGGGCTTtcagttttttctcttttcaggttTGTTGTCAGTGTAAAAAGTGTAATGTAGATTTGGGTGGGTACCTGTAGGCCCTCGTGCAAGCTGGTGGGACTCTTGCTAGGTGGGGAGGGCCCAGCAGCACGACTCAGTCTGTACTGCCCTGCGTGCCAGTCTGGAAACATCCGTCTCCATCCTATATGGCCCCTGCCTTCATCTCTTTTGGCCCCCAGAATTAACACTTGCAGGCTGTTACTCAGTCCATGGTTTGCCTGCTTCTCTCTCCCACTTTTCTCATATTAGAACTGTGTACATAAATGAAATGATGGAGTCTGACTGTAACGCCACTGCTGCAGCATTGCGGCTGGATGTGGAAGATCCATTCCTTGTGCATGTTAGGATTTGGACGTGGAAGCACGGCAGTGCTCATAAGCTTTGGGTTTCCAGAGTTGCCCCTTGgagtacagcacagcacagagggTGGAGGAAGGATGGGGCCGGGAAGTGCTGGGCTATTCTTGGTATGTGAGCACAGTTGAGCAGAGGACTTCAGTGGAAGTAGTCtctcctcacactcaggcaGAGCTAGGAAATGGATTTaggatttgttgttgttgtttgtttttcccctctctctcctcatTAAACTTCCAGGGTAAGagctgtttatatatataaatcttgAGAGAACATAAATCTATAGTCGGCTAATTATTTGGCCCTCTAAATGTTAACCCTTTAACAGAAATTCCTCTGTTTCTGCATCACTAATTAGTAATTGCAGATGTGGCTACTTTAACTCAATCTGATAATCTCTGAACAGTTTTTCATTGGTTCTTGAGATTATCTTTAAAATCGGGCATCGTAAGCTCTGCTTTATTATACCCCTGCTGCTATTGCCTGATCTTCAAACCACACACCCTAAACTATCAAGGGACAGAAGAGGTGTGAAAAGTGAAGTTTCTTTTGAGCTGGTAAGAAGGCTTAACATATTTCCATGCTGTGCATTTCAGTAAAGTATGATAGGATAAATCAATTGAGCTAAGATGTTGACAAATAGTTTATAATCTGAAATGTGagctctctatttttttttatgtactaGGAACCTAGAACCACCAGAAGGATCTCTGCACTTTTGTCCTGCTAGATCCCTGAGCACAAAACTGCACTCTGTAGTGTTAATTCTGCTGTCTACTAACCCTTTACAGGGAAGTGCAGACTGCTTTATGAGAAAGGGCTGTACTTGCACTGTGCTTTCTGCAGTGGGGTGATTTGGATAGCGCTAGGAAGAAGCATCACCTTGATCAAATAACTTTTATGGACTCTGAGTGAAACATCTGAATATAAGTGAATCCAGCCAAAACAACTGTCAGTGTTTGGaactttgtagaaaaaaaatgtatatgtgtgtgtttatgtgtacatatatatatatatatatatatacacacacacacgtgtgtgtgtgtgtatgaatatCACTTATTACACTTATTACAGCAGCTTTTTTCAGCCTGTGAGATGCAAAGCTATCAAATCTAAAAGTATATAGCTGTTCATGAGCATCAAATTGTGGGTAAATGACCCTCCTAAGGTGAAGGACACAAAAGACTGGTTATGGGGGGTTCTCTTTGATTATCTGTAGGGATGAGGAAATTCTATTACTTTCCTTAATCACCAGCAGTACATGTTCACAGGATGATTTTCTGCGCATACTATATGTACTTAACATGTTTTGCCAGATGTGCCCAGGGGGTATATATCCATCATTATCTTTAAAGGACAGGCAAAGTGTTTCCTTGTAGGCAGGGGTGACTCAAGTGTATAAGATTACACACTTTTTAGTGCAGCGAATTGCTCTGGAGAATGGGCACTGAGGGCTAACCTtaatgggggggagggggaggagagaaatgTGCTTGTTAGTACTACACATTACTGTCTGTGAGTGTTTCACTTCCAAGGTGCAGTTCAGTGTCCTACCATCCTTTAGTGCATGTTGCTGCTACCTCTTAAAAAGACTGAAGTGAAGGAAGGACTGGTTGCATGTCACTTATAACTAATTGCTAGCATGTAAGGAATGGAAGCTGAGTATTCAAGGCCCCAGGTCTGCTGTGCCTGCTCCCAATGCACACCACTTGTGGTGTCTTAGCAtaggagggagagcagagcacagTCTGGAACAGCTCAAAGCcaattttcagcattttctcaaAGATTTAAGTGAGCACAGCAGACCGTAAGACTGAGTTGTAACAGGAAAAAGTTACACTGACAAAACAATCTGCTCCCCATAAAAGCTGGTGGCAGAGGTCCTGTCCTGTCTCCCTTTTCTGCATCCTATGTGGAGAGCATAAGTCTCATTTGCAGGGCTAGCATATAATATCACTACATGTATCAAAGGGACTCCAGTATGTTGAAGAACTATATATACAGTTCAACATCAAACCCTTGCTCATGCTCTTGTATGACATTTCAATGTCATGTTTTATCTGCCTTTGTAAAGCATACCTTGTCTTACTTGTAGCCATCCAAAGATCAGTGATGCAAAGGTCCTTTTCTGTGTCTGTCACTTTGAGCCCATTATGCTTCTCTACACAACTCTTCTGTCTCCCTTTCTCTATCACATCAAACGTAAGCTGCTTGCCCCTACTTTGAAAGTCACTGATAGCCTTGCCTTTTCCTCTTGTCATCTTTTACTTCCATATCAAGTCAGCTCTTCCTGTGATGGTAGCCTCTGCCTCCCACTAAATCATTGAATCGACTCCACCTTACCTTCCCCCATGCTGCTGCTTACTCATTGAAGGTGCAACCCATAATTATCTTCTGAGGTACCTCAACCTCGTTCTTCAAGTCTCTCCTTAAAGTTCTTTGCTGAGTTGCTACAAAACAGACAATGTCTAGGCTGTCTGCATGATGACACTGTGCTGTCACCCTCTTGCACTACTTCCTCTCTCAATTATATTAatcaattcatttattttaccaTATGAATCCCTAAGAGCAGAGATCGTCTTCTTATTGTGGGCTTCCACTGGACTCTGAATGTTGGGGATGAGCCAGGACTTTGCATGTGGGTTTCTGGCAGTATGAACAGACATAACAGTGAATGAATTATTCTTCTGTTGATGAGTAGTTCAGAGCTGTAACCTTGGCCTTGTTACTTGTACTGGACATAAGACAGACAGCCCATGCCCACAGTTCTTGCCTGGCAATGGTGCTGGTGCATCCTTagtttctgtttgatttctAGTTTGAGAGTTCGCTTCTTACTTCCCTACTGCTGCAGAAATAACTGGCAGTGTTCAGAGAGGATGGCAAGTATTCATCATTCCTCCCAGCAGCTATGTCATCAAGAATCTCTTTactcattgatttttttattgaaaagtgCTATTGCTGTTGTCTCATTTGTGCCCTGCTCTCTGGCTGCCTGCTGTCCAGCACCAAGAAGAGTTGAGGTCTGAAATGGCCATGCTCATGTTGCCACATGGCCTGTCACAAAATTATATTGACCTGTGTAAGAGGAAGAGAATTTCAATGAAGCAggcattttcttctgagaatTGGCAAGACACTTCATCTGTGGCCATGCTGGGCTATCATCAGCTCAACCTACCTTATGTTAATATGGAAATTCCTTTTCCACAGCTGAGCAGCATGAAGGAGATGGGAACCATAAATGCACAGTGAgtaagaaagatggaaaaaaggcATTGGAGCTTCATTACAATTCCAGCAAAGTTAACAGCCATTTTCTTGCAGAGCCAAGCTCATCATAGGCATCAACAGACATTACTCAGGTGATCTCATCAATATATCTCTATACTTGTAGTCATTATTTCCCCTGAGCACTACAGAAAGAACAATTATGTCCTCTCTTCATAAATGGGAAGTTCCTGGCAGATACTGAGATGCTGTAGTGCTTGTTTGTCAAACAACTCTTTAGGATTTGCTATAGATTTACCTTCACAAGGCTGGATGATGTAGATGTTAAAGGAGAACACCATCTTGATCACTTTGAGACAGATATAAGTTCTGCATCAATCTCATTACTTCCTTCTGAGCTAAGCCTCTTCTTAAGATATCTAACCAGGATTTCTAGACTGCAAGTGTTGGATCATCTGTCTAGGCAAGGAGTTCCAGTAGTAAAAGCAATTCCCTTTTGTACAAATTCTGCTCTTGATTTCTGTCTGATTGTACTTATCTTCAGTGTCCAGCTACCTGGATTCTCTCCATCTTTctctatttgatttttaaagaagacaTTTCTGCTTGAGATATTCTTCCTATGTAGATATTTATAGTCTGTAGTCTTTGTCCTTTCCTTCTGTTAAGTTAAAGAACTTGAGTTTTTTCTAGCTGTTCATTTCCAAGACAGGTTATTCAGACTTAAACTATTCTTCTTATAACCCTTTTCCGTACTGTTTTTAGCTCTTcatcaacctttttttttttttttttttttttttaagtatgaatcccaacaaagacagaaaataataatggtaTTACCAATGCCTCCTGCAATAACAGTTCTATTAATTAATATAGATCAAAGGGTTGTGTCACAAAGAACTTTCTTTATGGGGTTATCAGATTAGTAACATGACCAGGAGATATTGTCCTGTTTTTAGTTAACTTGACCTATGTTTGTTTGTGTGCCCCAGCAAGTTCCTGTAAGCACGTGTATAATTCTACTTGTGCATGTACTTAAGCAGCTCTCTCAATTTCATATTTAGTCAGTCTTACTGTATTTATCACAAGGATCGTTAGCAACTCTGATTAGAATGATAAGCAGGAGATACTTCATGACTCCCAGCCTCTCTCAGCTAAAATCAGCTAACGGTGACACTTCCTCTCTACAGCCCCCACTCGGAATAAGTTCTGCAGCAAAACAGGATATTTACCAAAACCATATAAACGAAGAGGTAGTGAACTGAAAGCCAgaaagattcttttttattttgatttgtttgtgaAACATTATTTTACCATCTAATTCAGAGGAGGAATACTATTAGTAAGCATAATTACAGGAAAAAGGTTGATACATGGGTGCTACTGCTTAAATGTGTGAAATCTGggactggaaatatttttctggttaTGGAGCCCAGGTCCTGCTACTGTAGCCATCACATCATATAATGCTGTCAACAAAAGCATCCCAACGATCAAAAACAACGCACCTTGATAAAAGTAAGCATGTTTTCACTCCTGCCTATTCAAGACTGTTCCAGACCATCTATGTTGGTTAGAAACATGTTCTTATTCTATGGCCAGGCCATACCTGTTTGTTCTTGTGCTAACACTGTACTTggtcttttttcccttcctgatgcttatctctcctttttcttcagctggTTCCTAAAGAGTGATGAGAGCCCCTTGCAGTATTTGGAGGGAGAAGGAGCGTGACAGGAGGAGAGGAGTGGGTTGCGTTCCCCCCATAAACAAGCCAAGCTTTTCCAAGGCACAACACTTAGTGTCTTGTTACCCAGCCCCAGAGCTCAGCTCAATGTCTATGCTGAGTCCATGCAATGCAAAAAACAGCTTTCCTTCAATCTTCACTGAGTTTtcaaaagaattgttttttgtttaaactcATTAGTGGTCTCAGTCCAGTATGTTTTCTGGGCTCCAGGCTATGTCATGGGCTCCTTGGACTAGACCACCACCGGCACCAGGTGCTGGCCTTGTTTCCAGTGTGAGGGTGTAATGTCAAGTATTGCAAGCTTGAGGCTTGCAAAACTTAATCTTACAAAAATGGCGTATGTTACTGAGTAGATCAGGTCAGGATTTTTTGTATTAGACTTCTCTTTGCTGGAAATCATCAAATCAGAAACTTGGTTTAGAAAAGtatcattttgaaatgcaaagttcatcagaaaaattcagaggaGACTTTTTAAGAGAGGAAGCACAGCATAACCTTGTAGACAGAAAGCCTTCTGTATGAAGATAAATTGCAAATCTCTATATATTCCCCTTTGGGGTAATGACTTGGTTCTGGGGATTCTCCATCCCAGATGAGTGTTTTGACCAGCAGGGCATCAGCTGTTCTCTCTGTTTCTACcttttgaagttttcttttaggGTAACTAAATGCTTATTCAGAGGGAGAGGAATCTCAGAATTCTGATGCTACAGATAAGCAAAACGGTCAGTACATTACCTGCCTGGAATTGTGGCTTCTTGTCTATGTGCATGTGAGAGAATCATGACAGGTCTTGGTTTTGTTCAGATACAAAATGGGAaaatttctaaaacaaacaaacaaaagtctGTAGGCTGCAACATCCACTTCTgtctcagcttctgttcctGACCTCATACCCTTTTATGCTAGCTCAGGGCAACTCCAGGTGACTTGAAGAAAGGCTCCTCAAAAGAAATTTGTCACACCAACAGATCAAGCAGACATTCCTCTAGCAAAGAGAGCAGAGAGGGGTCAGGAAGCCAATTACTCAGTTCcctcaagaagaaaaatctgctatTAAAGGCAGACAAGAGTGTTTTCACTGTAGATAGCTTTCAGCAGGTGACTACTGCTAATGGAGAAGCTCATGAGTGAAAAATCCACTGTAACTCTGAATACgtagaaagcattttttccagGAGGCACCTGAATTGCAAACAGCTGGAACGTGAGAAGATTCTTGGAGAAGATCATATACGCTTCCTCTCTTACTACGTTTGCTGCTAAGCCTTTTGCTTTTGGCTACTGTCAGAAAAGGGACACATGAGCCCTTGTTCTGACCCACTGTGAGAACAGGCTCTCACGTAGCAAACTCCAAAGAATGCAGTGAGggaggaaagatggaaaaattaCTGAGCAGACAGCAAAAATTAAGTACCTCCTTTCTGCTGGCTAGTGCTTTAGATTTCTGTGCAAAGTGCATTTGTTGCAATGAAAAGAACACTTCCTATAGAAGAAATGACAAAGCTGAGTTAGTGTCCTGTCCCTCCACGCCAAGGCCAGCTTGTATCAGGCATGGCAGCAGCATGTAGCTGACGTTTCAACCTGCTGGCACAAATACTGACAAAACTGCTTCTAACAATTGTTGTGTTCTAGATACCATTTGGAATGGGCCGGGATGAGCAGCAGTTGGGCATCCAGCTGCCTATTATTGCTATGGTGCTCTTTggtggaggaagagggagaggtaAGAGGAGATCTGGAATGGGTGCATACTTGGAGAAGATGCACatggatcttatcaatgtgtataagtacctgaagggagggtgtcaaggggacggggacaaactcttttcagttagccc contains:
- the IL21R gene encoding interleukin-21 receptor, which codes for MGRGHPTRTNMRNNWWSQSIFFFLLFQYTTHCENLTCFVDYVQTLSCILKNDLGAGSYNLTATWISKEDPENTVAACSLLQSMRNTSHTQYMCTVDMTELLADIKVQVDATEIADRQHMISKGFYMGENIKPQPPFNLTAVFSEGYNISWETIYQNSPFHFLNEELEYQLRYKRRIDTWETQKTKAVHEDKRTLVILPRELQGNTEYEFQVRARPREDTGYCGFWSEWSPLLTLKTSPAAVTQRAGTGWLLLFGVVAMITASITAFVAKQQSLWKKMACIPDPAPFFKPLYLVHNGDFKKWVGASRTKMTLDFFEWGIVLPEVLEVYSMCHPNSTSQKELSELKKDPPCKPCMSCLTAPGQDSQSPLSSLNSSHGTQDQSYGHLSIDTVTVADEFTLCNSRCNCNRVHRGHELTSDEDGSAGETGYPKVNIGDDEREIPSDLLLTDLSTQDKILASGSVSTNHLRSASAPAHQQVERALERGMGSILEALCLHPNHWDLENPASLPSPDGESVSYSEGSCDFFPQSARPGDSYPMICLDLDTIDSGFVDSDCGSPVDCEFDQNSQTNCGSIPLEQEGEDFPRSYVKQWVSCRSDSPASGTQTK